In Rouxiella sp. WC2420, the following proteins share a genomic window:
- a CDS encoding carbohydrate porin has protein sequence MKTKFLTLSPLAASILLWSAGSIVQAQATDFLNQDTLTGDWGGYRTQLKNDGVTLSGEYVSETAGILHGGISNGTRYAQQVKIGATFDLSRMFDVEHAGTFQLTINDRRGKSASNDLVGNRLPMQEDYGGEYTRLSEFSYSNWLLTPKLTYKVGLMAMGNDFGGMPILSNFVNAGFDAHPLSLSGGSGWGNYPTAHFGGEVRYDFDSGWSIHTAIFDVNPRTNSASSKAFKPFTHGTTGAIIPVEAIYAYRGALPGLYKFGYYHDTSKVARIGNSNSRTKGRNGGYVLGDQTVWQSETLKSQNLHVFGQWTTADTQSSPFHHWYSAGLVLNGPFEARPKDSIAIGYGRAVYNKKSRNADIDSMIDAGNYYAAGVADNLSMAEKLVELSYNVQATPWLSVRPSLQYDKDPGAFSSKKITDAWVAAVQVKIEL, from the coding sequence ATGAAAACCAAATTTTTGACTCTTTCTCCGTTGGCGGCCAGCATTCTGCTCTGGTCTGCGGGGAGCATTGTTCAAGCACAAGCTACTGATTTTCTTAATCAAGATACGTTGACCGGTGACTGGGGTGGCTATCGCACCCAGCTGAAAAACGACGGTGTCACCCTAAGCGGAGAGTATGTTTCTGAAACTGCTGGTATTTTACACGGTGGTATTAGTAACGGCACTCGCTATGCGCAACAGGTAAAAATTGGCGCAACCTTCGATTTGAGCCGCATGTTTGATGTCGAGCATGCAGGTACTTTTCAGCTAACTATTAATGACCGTCGCGGAAAAAGCGCTTCCAACGATCTGGTCGGCAACCGTTTGCCGATGCAGGAAGATTACGGCGGCGAATATACCAGGCTTTCTGAGTTCAGCTATTCCAACTGGCTGCTGACGCCGAAACTGACCTACAAAGTCGGCCTGATGGCGATGGGTAATGATTTTGGCGGTATGCCGATCCTGAGCAACTTTGTGAACGCCGGATTCGATGCTCACCCGCTCAGTTTGTCCGGCGGTAGCGGCTGGGGCAACTATCCGACCGCACATTTTGGCGGTGAAGTCAGATATGACTTTGACTCGGGCTGGTCTATTCATACCGCTATCTTTGATGTTAATCCGCGCACCAATTCGGCCTCTTCAAAAGCCTTCAAGCCGTTCACTCACGGTACGACCGGCGCGATTATTCCTGTCGAAGCGATATATGCCTATCGTGGCGCGTTGCCGGGTCTTTATAAATTTGGCTACTATCACGATACCTCCAAGGTTGCGCGCATTGGCAACAGCAACAGTCGCACCAAAGGCCGTAACGGTGGATACGTATTGGGCGACCAAACCGTTTGGCAATCTGAGACATTAAAATCACAAAACCTGCATGTATTTGGCCAGTGGACCACCGCCGATACTCAGAGCTCGCCTTTCCACCACTGGTATTCTGCCGGTCTGGTACTGAATGGACCTTTCGAGGCGCGTCCTAAAGACTCTATCGCCATCGGCTATGGCAGAGCGGTTTACAACAAGAAAAGCCGCAATGCCGATATTGATAGCATGATTGATGCGGGCAACTATTATGCCGCCGGTGTGGCAGACAATCTGAGCATGGCCGAGAAACTGGTTGAACTGTCTTATAACGTGCAGGCGACGCCTTGGCTTTCTGTTCGCCCAAGCCTGCAATATGACAAGGATCCCGGCGCGTTCTCCAGCAAAAAGATCACTGATGCCTGGGTAGCTGCGGTACAGGTTAAAATCGAACTTTAA
- a CDS encoding chorismate mutase has protein sequence MKPIYSLLNSRAINVLSALTRKNLAGLILAFTTLFAVTLHAQASENGSLPGLINERLSYMKDVASSKAEHHQPVEALEQEEKVLQATQKTAEGLGLDPQSIKPFIVAQMSAAKAIQYRYRADWLASPEDSWKPRPLEEIRKSIAALSDQILHRLADELKASGKISPDSQAEFIAEIQQKNLGKADKVQLFKTLEQVRLKDTH, from the coding sequence ATGAAGCCGATTTATTCTCTGCTCAACTCGCGCGCCATCAACGTACTTTCTGCTTTGACCCGAAAAAATCTTGCTGGCCTGATCCTGGCTTTTACAACTCTCTTCGCAGTAACACTGCACGCGCAAGCCTCTGAAAACGGCAGTCTGCCGGGCCTGATCAACGAGCGGCTTTCTTATATGAAGGACGTGGCAAGCAGCAAAGCCGAGCATCATCAGCCGGTTGAAGCGTTGGAGCAGGAAGAGAAAGTATTACAGGCAACCCAAAAAACCGCCGAAGGTTTGGGACTCGATCCGCAGTCTATAAAACCGTTTATTGTGGCGCAGATGAGTGCAGCGAAGGCGATTCAATACCGCTATCGCGCAGACTGGCTTGCCTCCCCTGAAGATAGCTGGAAACCGCGCCCGCTGGAGGAGATCAGAAAGAGTATTGCTGCGTTGTCGGACCAAATACTACATCGTCTGGCCGACGAGCTGAAGGCCAGCGGTAAGATCTCTCCTGACAGTCAGGCCGAATTTATTGCAGAAATCCAGCAAAAGAATCTTGGTAAAGCCGATAAGGTTCAATTGTTTAAAACATTAGAGCAGGTTCGATTAAAAGATACACATTGA
- a CDS encoding SDR family oxidoreductase has protein sequence MKVALVTGGSRGIGRATAILLAEQGYRVAVNYLNNAQAAQKVVNEITARGSQAIAIQADIADEQQVVAMFTQIARELGPLTALVNNAGILFTQSTIENLTAERINQVMSTNVTGYFLCCREAVKVMSKKHGGQGGGIVNVSSAASRLGAPGEYIDYAASKGAVDTLTTGLSLEVAPYGIRVNCVRPGLIYTEIHASGGEPDRVDRLKANLPMQRGGEPEEVAEAIAWLLSDSASYVTGSFIDLAGGR, from the coding sequence ATTAAAGTTGCTTTAGTAACCGGTGGAAGCCGTGGAATTGGTCGCGCCACCGCGATTTTGCTGGCTGAACAGGGGTATCGCGTCGCGGTTAATTACCTGAATAATGCTCAGGCGGCGCAAAAGGTAGTTAACGAGATAACGGCTAGAGGCAGCCAGGCAATCGCTATTCAGGCTGATATCGCCGATGAACAGCAAGTCGTCGCCATGTTCACGCAGATAGCTCGTGAACTCGGGCCGCTGACCGCGCTGGTAAATAATGCAGGCATTCTGTTTACTCAATCAACGATAGAAAACCTCACCGCCGAGCGAATTAATCAAGTGATGAGTACTAACGTGACTGGTTATTTTCTCTGCTGTCGCGAAGCGGTAAAAGTGATGTCCAAAAAGCATGGCGGGCAGGGTGGAGGGATCGTCAATGTTTCTTCGGCGGCTTCGCGGCTGGGGGCTCCAGGTGAATATATCGATTATGCGGCCTCAAAAGGCGCAGTTGATACTCTGACTACCGGGCTGTCACTGGAGGTAGCTCCCTACGGAATACGCGTTAACTGTGTCAGGCCGGGCTTGATTTACACCGAAATCCACGCCAGCGGCGGAGAGCCTGACCGAGTCGATAGATTGAAAGCCAATCTGCCGATGCAGCGCGGCGGCGAGCCAGAAGAAGTCGCAGAGGCCATTGCCTGGTTGCTGTCCGACTCTGCTTCCTACGTCACCGGCAGTTTTATCGATTTAGCGGGTGGAAGATAG
- a CDS encoding GntR family transcriptional regulator: MKTDVTQTQERPVDKAAGLSLNEQAYRGFKLALVTLSYKPGEYLNTAQVMNDLSMGRTPINQAIHRLANEGLLQIIPRKGVMVSPLSIDDALELIEVRLANEILCMKLASQRISPQDIVELEAINQQIESASELRDRNQLMLLDNQFHQLLAKITGNKMLIDILSVLHAQAQRFWASSLSKEGHMQEVIEEHRAIISALAAQDARSAAAAAEVHILSFRNALLRG; this comes from the coding sequence GTGAAGACCGATGTCACACAAACGCAGGAAAGACCGGTGGATAAAGCCGCAGGATTATCATTGAACGAGCAGGCTTACCGAGGTTTTAAGCTGGCTCTGGTCACCCTGAGCTATAAGCCGGGTGAATACTTGAATACCGCGCAGGTGATGAATGATTTGTCGATGGGCCGCACGCCTATCAATCAGGCTATTCATCGCTTGGCGAACGAAGGCTTGCTGCAAATCATTCCGCGCAAGGGAGTCATGGTGTCGCCTTTGTCGATCGACGACGCGCTGGAGCTGATTGAAGTTCGTCTGGCAAATGAAATCTTGTGTATGAAGCTGGCCAGTCAGCGTATCTCGCCGCAGGATATCGTCGAGCTTGAAGCCATTAACCAGCAGATTGAGTCGGCCAGTGAGCTGCGCGATCGCAATCAGCTGATGCTGTTGGATAATCAGTTTCATCAGTTGCTGGCGAAAATCACCGGTAATAAAATGCTGATAGATATTCTTAGCGTGCTACACGCACAGGCTCAACGTTTCTGGGCCAGCTCGTTGTCGAAAGAGGGACATATGCAAGAAGTGATCGAGGAGCATCGGGCGATTATCAGCGCGCTGGCGGCTCAGGATGCGCGCTCTGCCGCCGCCGCCGCAGAGGTGCACATTCTTTCATTCCGCAACGCGTTACTGCGCGGGTAA
- a CDS encoding DUF2848 domain-containing protein: MKLTFTLPAELSVTQPASPSAATLEVNIDQLVIAGWAGRDPEAIMHHISELEALGVPRPSAVPLFYRVAANQLTQNKTVEVIGSASSGEAEVFIFTHQGELYVSLASDHTDRELESHSVALSKQLCVKPVATTAWRMSDVAEHWDQLILRAWIKEDGEYRLYQQGPLSTLREPGDLLSRYLNQGALPANGLGMTCGTVAAIGGIRPATEFRMELVDERLGRSISHAYQSLELPVVA; encoded by the coding sequence ATGAAACTGACCTTTACTCTGCCCGCCGAATTATCGGTAACACAGCCTGCTAGCCCAAGCGCAGCAACGCTTGAGGTCAATATAGACCAATTGGTGATTGCCGGTTGGGCCGGGCGAGATCCTGAAGCGATTATGCACCATATCAGTGAACTTGAAGCGCTGGGCGTGCCCCGTCCGAGTGCAGTGCCGCTGTTTTATCGCGTAGCTGCAAATCAGCTGACACAAAATAAAACAGTAGAAGTTATTGGATCTGCCAGCTCTGGCGAAGCCGAAGTATTTATTTTTACTCATCAGGGTGAGCTATATGTTTCGTTAGCTTCCGACCATACCGACCGTGAATTGGAATCCCACAGCGTTGCGCTTTCCAAGCAGCTCTGCGTTAAACCCGTGGCGACCACAGCTTGGCGTATGAGCGACGTTGCAGAACATTGGGACCAACTGATTCTGCGCGCATGGATAAAAGAAGACGGCGAGTATCGTCTTTATCAACAAGGACCACTTTCCACTCTGCGCGAACCAGGGGATTTGCTGAGCCGCTATCTGAATCAGGGAGCGCTTCCGGCGAATGGATTGGGTATGACCTGTGGCACTGTCGCAGCCATAGGTGGCATTCGTCCTGCAACAGAGTTTCGTATGGAGCTGGTTGATGAGCGTTTAGGGCGCAGCATCAGCCATGCCTACCAAAGCCTTGAACTGCCCGTGGTTGCCTAA
- a CDS encoding amidase, protein MTSPFPLSLQQAIEQLALGNLTSAQLTETALKNIRDTEGEGSLAFTQVYEQWAREQAAASSARRAANKALSPIDGVPISIKDLFDVQGEATTGGSRVLADSPAAAAHAEIVTHLLAAGAVIIGKTNMTEFAYSGLGINPHYGTPANPWDRESRRIPGGSSSGAAVSVSDAMSFGAVGSDTGGSVRIPAAFCGLTGFKPTARRISMAGVLPLSASLDSVGTIAHDVASCVALDAAISGQPLSLTVKDLAAAHFAIPQTLVLDGLDEQVSSAFAAAIAALKQAGAKISEIPLGEISELASINATGGFTALESWAWHKPLIAARADGYDPRVVSRICRGEPLGEKDRVQLVQQRADWQQRISSKVQQYDALLMPTVPFIAPTIAELEADEETYFRVNGAALRNPSVINFLDGCAVSLPCQKSGAAPVGLMVAALPMQDEALMSWALEIERCLKSQDLNL, encoded by the coding sequence ATGACTTCTCCTTTTCCTTTAAGTTTGCAGCAGGCGATTGAACAATTGGCTTTAGGCAATCTGACCTCTGCTCAATTGACTGAAACAGCACTGAAAAATATTCGAGACACTGAGGGCGAGGGCAGTCTTGCCTTTACTCAAGTTTATGAGCAGTGGGCGAGGGAGCAGGCTGCGGCATCTAGCGCTCGTCGTGCAGCCAATAAGGCGCTTTCGCCGATTGACGGTGTGCCGATATCGATTAAAGACCTGTTTGATGTGCAGGGCGAGGCCACGACAGGGGGATCTCGCGTGCTGGCCGATTCCCCCGCTGCGGCAGCCCATGCAGAAATAGTGACCCACCTGTTGGCCGCTGGCGCGGTGATTATCGGTAAAACCAATATGACCGAATTTGCCTACTCGGGTTTAGGGATCAATCCCCATTACGGCACGCCTGCAAACCCCTGGGATCGCGAATCTCGCCGCATTCCGGGCGGATCTTCATCGGGCGCAGCGGTGTCTGTCAGTGACGCGATGAGCTTCGGCGCGGTTGGCAGCGACACCGGCGGTTCGGTGCGTATTCCCGCCGCTTTCTGCGGATTGACCGGTTTCAAACCCACCGCGCGCAGGATCTCGATGGCTGGCGTGCTGCCGCTTTCAGCCTCTCTTGATTCGGTGGGAACTATTGCCCACGACGTAGCCAGCTGCGTTGCGCTTGATGCTGCAATCTCCGGGCAACCTCTTTCACTCACCGTTAAAGATCTGGCCGCAGCGCATTTCGCTATCCCGCAAACGCTGGTGTTGGATGGGCTCGACGAGCAGGTCAGCTCGGCCTTTGCTGCTGCAATTGCTGCCCTGAAACAGGCCGGTGCAAAAATCAGCGAAATCCCACTTGGCGAAATCTCTGAGCTTGCCAGCATCAATGCCACCGGCGGCTTTACCGCGCTGGAGTCCTGGGCCTGGCACAAACCGCTGATTGCCGCACGCGCAGACGGCTACGATCCTCGCGTCGTTTCACGTATTTGCCGTGGCGAACCGTTAGGTGAGAAAGACCGAGTGCAGCTGGTGCAACAGCGTGCTGACTGGCAGCAGCGGATTAGCAGTAAAGTTCAGCAATATGATGCCCTGCTGATGCCAACGGTGCCGTTTATTGCCCCGACAATTGCCGAGCTGGAAGCCGACGAGGAGACCTATTTCCGCGTCAACGGTGCAGCACTGCGTAACCCTTCGGTAATCAATTTTCTCGATGGCTGTGCGGTGTCATTACCCTGCCAGAAATCCGGCGCGGCACCGGTTGGATTAATGGTTGCGGCTTTGCCGATGCAGGACGAAGCGCTAATGAGCTGGGCGCTGGAAATCGAGCGCTGCCTTAAATCTCAAGACCTAAATTTATAA
- a CDS encoding MFS transporter — MSLSSTENPKTLPPNAESVGHKRPNTGRLAAASSIGTALEWYDFTVYNIMAALIFNHVFFPSFDPLVGTILAFSTYAVGYVSRPIGGMVFGHLGDVLGRKFVLVTTLVIMGVTTALMGLLPGYASWGIWSPLLLVTLRFIQGIALGGEWAGAVLLSMEHGKPEQRGRNASFAQVGPSCGTLIGTGIITLATVFLSADDFQQWGWRIPFVLSLVLVLFGLWLRRGVGETPEFLKLERSKNTTHTPIKEVFTQHLRPLLVAGGARIGSDVLYALVVVFTLTYVTTVLHLPRPLALTATMLGALGNAITVPMFGALSDKWGRRPVYIMGAVLAIVWSFVFFMLLDSAHPVLICLAVIGGLQVHAIMYGPQAAFVTEQFPTRVRYAGSSLAYTLSGIVGGGFAPLIITSLYKEYSTTLAVSGYVTVTLLITLLAVFAAKETAKKPL; from the coding sequence ATGAGTCTTTCCTCTACCGAAAATCCCAAAACTTTGCCCCCAAATGCAGAAAGCGTAGGGCATAAACGGCCTAATACCGGGCGTTTGGCGGCGGCTAGTTCCATCGGCACTGCATTGGAGTGGTACGACTTCACCGTCTATAACATTATGGCGGCGCTTATCTTCAACCACGTATTTTTCCCATCGTTCGACCCACTAGTGGGGACAATTCTGGCTTTCTCTACCTATGCGGTGGGGTATGTGTCACGGCCAATTGGCGGCATGGTATTCGGTCATCTAGGCGACGTATTGGGTCGAAAATTTGTACTGGTTACCACACTGGTTATCATGGGCGTAACCACCGCGCTGATGGGCCTGTTGCCAGGTTACGCAAGCTGGGGTATCTGGAGCCCGCTGCTGTTGGTTACCCTGCGCTTTATTCAGGGCATCGCTCTCGGCGGCGAATGGGCCGGCGCAGTACTGTTGTCTATGGAACACGGCAAGCCCGAGCAACGTGGCCGCAATGCCTCTTTTGCACAGGTCGGCCCTTCATGCGGCACGCTGATCGGCACCGGTATTATCACACTGGCTACGGTGTTTCTCTCCGCCGATGATTTCCAGCAATGGGGCTGGCGTATCCCATTCGTATTGAGCCTGGTGCTGGTGCTATTTGGCCTATGGTTGCGCCGTGGCGTTGGCGAAACGCCGGAGTTTCTTAAACTTGAACGCAGCAAAAACACCACCCACACGCCGATTAAAGAAGTGTTTACCCAGCATCTTCGCCCGTTGCTGGTAGCGGGTGGCGCGCGTATCGGCTCCGACGTGCTTTATGCGCTGGTGGTAGTCTTTACACTGACCTACGTCACGACTGTTTTGCATTTGCCACGTCCGTTGGCGCTGACTGCAACCATGCTCGGTGCCCTGGGTAATGCGATTACCGTGCCGATGTTTGGGGCGCTGTCAGACAAATGGGGGCGTCGCCCGGTCTATATCATGGGAGCCGTGCTGGCGATTGTCTGGTCGTTCGTATTCTTTATGCTGCTCGACAGTGCGCATCCGGTGCTGATTTGCCTGGCGGTGATTGGCGGTTTACAGGTTCACGCCATTATGTACGGCCCGCAGGCGGCTTTCGTGACCGAGCAGTTTCCAACCCGTGTCCGTTACGCTGGCTCTTCGTTGGCCTACACCCTTTCGGGCATCGTTGGCGGCGGCTTTGCGCCACTGATCATCACCTCGCTATATAAAGAGTACAGCACTACGCTGGCTGTTTCTGGGTATGTCACGGTCACGCTGCTGATCACCCTGCTCGCGGTATTCGCTGCCAAAGAAACGGCCAAAAAACCGTTATAA
- a CDS encoding DeoR/GlpR family DNA-binding transcription regulator → MLPVERHRFITEVLSQRGRVLVQEVAAMCQISMETARRDLALLEKHGVLLRSHGGAVFVNQQESEKLYVASHIEQIEQGESFRERSNQSADQKTRIAKRALSLINPGDCLLLDSSSTSWFLARQLPDIQLVVLTNSLHIIQTLAAKANVKTIGLGGEYSAKYEDFIGVLAEKILKEFVINKLFFSCHGISHEGGIRESNEHHARLKQQMLLSSEHKILLADSSKFGRRSFARICHYREIDTLITDSLEDDEFRQELAWSNVNVIEVAPVRSKQVSTKIHRGNPTTSE, encoded by the coding sequence ATGCTGCCTGTTGAACGTCATCGCTTTATTACCGAAGTCCTAAGCCAGCGTGGTCGAGTGCTGGTGCAGGAAGTGGCCGCCATGTGCCAAATATCCATGGAAACCGCGCGCCGCGACCTGGCGTTGCTTGAAAAACATGGCGTGCTGTTACGCAGCCACGGCGGGGCGGTGTTTGTTAATCAGCAAGAAAGCGAAAAGCTGTATGTTGCCTCGCATATCGAGCAAATCGAACAGGGCGAGTCATTTCGTGAACGTAGCAATCAGTCGGCAGACCAGAAGACCCGCATCGCCAAACGAGCGCTGTCGTTAATTAATCCGGGAGACTGCCTGTTGCTCGACAGCAGCTCGACCAGCTGGTTTTTGGCGCGTCAATTGCCGGATATTCAACTGGTGGTGCTGACCAACTCGCTGCATATCATCCAGACTCTGGCCGCCAAGGCCAACGTGAAAACTATCGGACTGGGCGGAGAATATTCTGCGAAATATGAAGACTTTATCGGCGTACTGGCCGAGAAGATTTTAAAAGAGTTCGTGATTAACAAACTGTTTTTCTCCTGTCATGGCATCAGTCATGAAGGCGGAATTCGCGAAAGCAACGAGCATCATGCGCGGCTTAAACAGCAAATGTTGCTGTCTTCAGAGCACAAGATTTTGCTGGCCGACTCGAGCAAGTTTGGTCGCCGCTCTTTCGCTCGTATTTGCCACTACCGCGAGATAGATACGCTGATCACCGATTCGCTGGAAGACGACGAATTCCGTCAGGAACTGGCCTGGAGCAACGTCAACGTCATTGAGGTTGCGCCGGTCAGGAGTAAGCAAGTCAGCACCAAGATACACCGGGGAAATCCCACTACATCTGAATGA
- a CDS encoding substrate-binding domain-containing protein produces MKKTVLACLFATACLSLSAHAADKIRMGVVVKVGGNPWFNAMEVGIKQEAAKEGIDAWQVGPTGADPALQVRAIEDLIAQKVDIIGVVPNDAKVLEPVLKRARDAGIKVITHESPDQKYANWDFEMVDAQQHGINHMIALAKCMKETGSYAVYVGSLTVPVHKTWADAAVKYQQEHYPNMHQVGDRFGVAESLDDTIRTTNDLMSKYPDLKGILAIGSQGPIGAGRAVLNRGKAGDICVFGPFSPGQGSSLVKSGAITGGYIWNPMVAGEIFVRIAGMISKGEKITDGMDIEGMGKVKVDETTHTIVGNRTESLDKENLPKLVKMGL; encoded by the coding sequence ATGAAAAAAACTGTCCTTGCCTGCCTGTTTGCCACGGCATGTCTGTCTCTGTCTGCCCACGCGGCCGACAAGATCCGCATGGGGGTAGTGGTTAAAGTCGGCGGAAATCCCTGGTTCAATGCGATGGAAGTCGGCATTAAGCAAGAAGCGGCGAAAGAGGGGATCGATGCCTGGCAGGTTGGCCCGACAGGTGCGGATCCAGCCTTGCAGGTTCGCGCGATTGAAGACCTGATTGCGCAGAAAGTCGACATTATCGGCGTGGTGCCCAACGACGCCAAAGTGCTGGAGCCAGTGCTGAAGCGCGCTCGCGATGCCGGAATCAAAGTCATTACCCACGAATCACCGGATCAGAAATACGCCAACTGGGATTTTGAAATGGTCGATGCACAGCAGCACGGCATCAACCATATGATTGCACTGGCGAAATGTATGAAAGAGACCGGCAGTTATGCAGTTTATGTCGGCAGTCTGACCGTGCCAGTCCACAAGACTTGGGCCGACGCAGCGGTGAAATACCAGCAGGAACATTATCCGAACATGCATCAGGTGGGTGACCGCTTTGGCGTTGCCGAATCTCTTGATGACACCATTCGTACCACCAATGATTTGATGTCTAAGTATCCAGATCTGAAGGGTATTTTGGCCATCGGTTCGCAAGGCCCCATCGGCGCAGGCCGCGCGGTGCTTAACCGCGGCAAGGCGGGCGATATTTGTGTATTCGGGCCGTTCAGCCCGGGTCAGGGGTCTTCACTGGTTAAAAGCGGCGCAATTACCGGCGGTTATATCTGGAATCCGATGGTGGCAGGCGAAATCTTCGTGCGTATTGCAGGCATGATTTCCAAAGGCGAGAAAATCACTGACGGCATGGATATCGAGGGAATGGGCAAAGTGAAAGTCGATGAAACGACACACACTATTGTGGGCAACCGTACAGAAAGTCTCGACAAAGAAAACTTGCCGAAACTGGTCAAAATGGGGCTGTAA
- a CDS encoding sugar ABC transporter ATP-binding protein, translated as MAISEIIQHDTTDVAGVKPLIDVKDLSVTFGGQRALNNISLRLMPGEVHCLAGTNGCGKSTLIKVISGVYQPDNGCTITLGDRSFNRLTPDQARSFGIQVIYQDLSLFPNLTVAENIAFEHNLHGLLGWYRPGRLRQTAQRILEELNFTLNLDSKVSSLPIAQRQQVAICRALVADARLVIMDEPTASLTRTEVNQLLRTVHYLKNKGISVVFVSHRLDEVLEISDSVTVIRDGQKVGTFPAAEVSSERLTELMTGLKLNYALKAANQHDERIMLELDNLSRAGQYHNVNLKLYQGEVLGLCGLLGSGRTELALSLFGMTKPDSGKIYLDSKPVRFRGHEDAIKSGIGYVSEDRLTLGLVQQQSVGDNTVLAIMDQLRSRFHLIDEYRKNKIVYQWIEKLGVKVADPNQAISTLSGGNQQKIVLAKWVLTQPKILILDSPTVGVDVGAKASIYQLIHQLAAEGISILLISDEVPEVYFNCDRVLHFSEGTVLGEYFPRGITQQQLAEAVNA; from the coding sequence ATGGCGATCTCCGAGATTATCCAGCATGACACCACCGACGTTGCAGGCGTGAAGCCGTTAATCGACGTCAAGGATCTTTCCGTGACCTTCGGCGGACAGCGCGCGCTGAACAATATTTCTTTGCGGCTGATGCCGGGCGAAGTGCACTGCCTGGCCGGAACCAACGGCTGCGGTAAGAGCACGCTTATCAAGGTTATCTCGGGGGTCTATCAGCCAGATAACGGCTGCACAATTACATTGGGCGATCGTTCATTTAATCGCTTAACGCCGGATCAGGCGCGTAGTTTCGGCATACAGGTGATCTATCAGGATCTGTCGCTGTTTCCGAATCTGACCGTGGCAGAAAACATCGCTTTCGAACACAACCTGCACGGCCTGCTCGGCTGGTATCGACCGGGCCGTCTGCGCCAAACCGCGCAGCGAATTCTTGAAGAGCTGAATTTCACTCTCAATCTTGACAGCAAAGTCTCTTCACTGCCGATTGCCCAGCGTCAGCAGGTGGCAATTTGTCGTGCGCTGGTGGCGGATGCGCGTCTGGTGATTATGGACGAACCGACCGCATCGTTGACTCGCACCGAGGTCAATCAGCTGTTGCGAACCGTGCATTACTTGAAAAATAAGGGTATCAGCGTGGTGTTCGTCAGTCACCGCCTGGATGAGGTGTTGGAGATTTCCGACAGTGTCACGGTTATTCGCGACGGGCAAAAGGTCGGCACTTTCCCGGCCGCCGAAGTCAGTAGCGAACGGCTGACCGAGCTGATGACCGGCCTCAAGCTAAATTATGCCTTGAAAGCTGCTAACCAGCACGACGAGCGAATCATGCTCGAGCTGGATAACCTCAGCCGGGCCGGACAGTATCACAACGTTAATCTCAAACTGTATCAGGGTGAAGTTCTGGGCCTTTGTGGTTTGTTGGGATCCGGGCGAACCGAGCTGGCGCTGAGCCTGTTTGGTATGACTAAACCTGATAGCGGCAAAATCTATCTCGACAGCAAGCCGGTGCGTTTTCGCGGCCATGAAGACGCGATCAAATCCGGTATCGGCTATGTCTCGGAAGATCGCCTGACGCTGGGTCTGGTGCAGCAGCAATCAGTGGGAGACAACACGGTGCTGGCGATCATGGACCAGTTGCGCAGCCGTTTTCACCTGATCGACGAGTATCGCAAAAACAAGATCGTCTACCAGTGGATCGAAAAACTTGGCGTCAAAGTCGCGGATCCGAATCAGGCGATCTCGACGCTTTCCGGCGGTAATCAGCAAAAGATCGTACTTGCCAAGTGGGTCCTGACACAGCCGAAGATCCTGATCCTCGACTCGCCAACCGTGGGCGTAGACGTCGGCGCGAAAGCCAGTATTTACCAACTTATCCACCAACTGGCAGCAGAGGGGATCTCAATCTTGCTTATCTCTGATGAGGTTCCTGAAGTGTATTTCAACTGCGATCGGGTGCTGCACTTTAGCGAAGGCACCGTGCTCGGCGAATATTTCCCTCGCGGGATAACTCAGCAGCAGCTTGCGGAGGCGGTCAATGCTTAG